One window of the Vigna radiata var. radiata cultivar VC1973A chromosome 1, Vradiata_ver6, whole genome shotgun sequence genome contains the following:
- the LOC106773718 gene encoding LOW QUALITY PROTEIN: uncharacterized protein LOC106773718 (The sequence of the model RefSeq protein was modified relative to this genomic sequence to represent the inferred CDS: inserted 2 bases in 1 codon) — MAGREVREYTNLSDPKDKKWGKGKDRIDDEDITFQRMVAKMQEVAGERGGYLHGRGALDSDDLLYLKEQMEAEEDAERLLRRTEKRAFAAFKRAASLADSTPASVPLAFRVEPKPKSGIRQQDLLKKVVEIKPKRPRSDGNQSTPASQNAPVTTCKPDYDPSKXEKQSLSGPKKVEEQSLSASEKSEEHAPLGSQETEAKPRIENSGGGLLGLAYDSSDDE, encoded by the exons ATGGCAGGAAGAGAAGTTAGAGAATACACAAATCTCAGCGACCCCAAAG ATAAGAAATGGGGTAAGGGAAAAGATAGGATTGACGATGAGGATATTACTTTCCAACGAATGGTTGCAAAG ATGCAAGAGGTTGCTGGGGAGCGTGGAGGTTACCTTCATGGTCGAGGCG CCTTGGACAGTGATGATCTACTTTATCTCAAGGAGCAAATGGAAGCTGAGGAGGATGCAGAGCGCCTCCTTCGCCGAACCGAGAAAAGGGCATTTGCTGCATTTAAG AGAGCTGCAAGTTTAGCAGATTCAACACCTGCATCTGTACCATTGGCATTTCGCGTCGAGCCAAAGCCAAAGAGTGGTATTAG GCAGCAAGATTTGCTGAAAAAAGTTGTTGAGATTAAACCTAAGAGGCCAAGATCTGATGGCAACCAGTCAACCCCAGCTTCTCAAAATGCCCCTGTCACAACATGTAAGCCTGATTATGATCCTTCAAA AGAGAAGCAATCTTTGTCAGGACCAAAGAAAGTGGAGGAACAATCTTTATCTGCATCAGAGAAATCTGAGGAGCATGCTCCTTTGGGGTCACAGGAAACCGAAGCTAAGCCTAGGATTGAAAACTCTGGTGGGGGATTACTGGGCCTGGCATACGATAGTTCTGATGATGAATGA